A single region of the Streptomyces sp. AM 4-1-1 genome encodes:
- a CDS encoding response regulator transcription factor, translating to MTDRNAARARHKILVVEDEPSIRTLLVSAFHAAGWSVSTAGTGRSALFEIGCARPDLIVLDVMLPDLDGFDVTRRLRAAGDYTPVLFLTARTDIQDRIAGLSSGGDDYVTKPFHIEEVLLRIRAIMRRAGGDPSSPAAARAGTLRFADLTLDEAAHEVRRAGTYLRLSPTEFRLLACLMAHPNRVLTKADILDQVWHYDFNGDARIVDTYVKYLRRKVDRVDPPLIHTVRGVGYCLRVPRESAGESPC from the coding sequence ATGACCGACCGGAACGCCGCACGAGCGCGGCACAAGATCCTCGTCGTGGAGGACGAGCCGAGCATCCGGACCCTGCTGGTCTCCGCGTTCCACGCGGCCGGGTGGAGTGTCAGCACCGCCGGTACGGGCCGGTCCGCGCTCTTTGAGATCGGCTGCGCCAGGCCGGACCTCATCGTCCTCGACGTGATGCTGCCGGACCTCGACGGATTCGACGTGACACGGCGGTTGAGGGCGGCGGGCGACTACACACCGGTGCTGTTCCTCACCGCGCGCACCGACATCCAGGACCGGATCGCGGGCCTCAGCTCCGGTGGCGACGACTACGTCACCAAGCCGTTCCACATCGAGGAGGTGCTGCTGCGCATCCGGGCCATCATGCGCCGGGCGGGCGGCGATCCGTCGTCACCGGCCGCCGCGCGCGCCGGCACCCTGCGCTTCGCCGATCTGACGCTGGACGAGGCGGCGCACGAGGTGCGCCGGGCCGGAACGTACCTCCGTCTCTCGCCGACCGAATTCCGGCTGCTGGCCTGTCTGATGGCCCACCCCAACCGCGTACTGACCAAGGCCGACATCCTCGACCAGGTCTGGCACTACGACTTCAACGGCGACGCGCGCATCGTCGACACCTACGTCAAATACCTGCGCCGCAAGGTCGACCGCGTCGATCCGCCGCTCATCCACACGGTCCGGGGCGTCGGCTACTGTCTGCGGGTCCCCCGGGAGAGCGCCGGGGAGAGCCCGTGCTGA
- a CDS encoding HAMP domain-containing sensor histidine kinase → MKVRPPRPMSLLSRLVLGTAVLATVAVLASQAIGFLVLDSWLTDRVDRQLIGFHVPSPAYQDAVSEDGFPENVRKSGMLPTDFRVHFYDDSGRLSDRSLGEADRPGPALPFTLPDQAPAPGRPETVPATSGSSNWRVLRVTGPRGMVAVVALPLDTVDGATSELLWLNLTLLALTAIGLTALGHGVVRLGLLPLTRMERTARKISAGDLGLRLPDTDARTEIGRLGHALNTMLERLREALRQRAASEERLRRFVADAGHELRTPLTSIQGFSQLLLRERALPGQEQAQAHRLIAQNAERMNLLVDDLSLLAKLDHEPSYTWESVDLLAVAADAIATTAVRHTDHPVDLGPLSTLPPPGPGELEMVEAVGDTHRLLQVMVNLLTNALIHTPPGTPVHVRVGTVFAGPNSGGTPRLGRTSGSRPLSCGARISVIEVADEGPGLSREDAARVFERFHRAGPSRTCDQGGTGLGLAIASVIAEGHGGRLELDARPGRGCTFRLVLPAPPENAEDAADGGPAPRTRPTPPRRGPHP, encoded by the coding sequence ATCAAGGTCAGACCGCCACGGCCGATGTCGCTGCTGAGCCGGCTGGTCCTGGGCACCGCCGTCCTGGCCACGGTCGCCGTCCTCGCGTCCCAGGCCATCGGGTTCCTCGTGCTGGACTCCTGGCTCACCGACCGGGTGGACAGGCAGCTCATCGGCTTCCACGTCCCCTCTCCCGCGTACCAGGACGCCGTGAGCGAGGACGGCTTCCCGGAGAACGTACGCAAATCCGGGATGCTCCCCACCGACTTCCGCGTCCACTTCTACGACGACTCCGGGAGGCTGTCCGACCGTTCACTCGGCGAGGCCGACCGGCCCGGCCCCGCGCTGCCCTTCACGCTCCCCGATCAGGCCCCGGCCCCCGGCCGCCCGGAGACCGTCCCGGCCACGTCCGGGAGCTCCAACTGGCGGGTGCTGCGGGTGACCGGCCCCCGGGGCATGGTCGCCGTCGTCGCACTGCCGCTGGATACCGTGGACGGCGCCACCTCCGAACTGCTCTGGCTGAACCTGACCCTCCTCGCCCTCACCGCGATCGGGCTGACGGCGCTCGGACACGGCGTCGTACGGCTCGGTCTGCTGCCGCTCACCCGAATGGAACGCACGGCACGGAAGATCTCCGCGGGGGACCTCGGACTGCGGCTCCCGGACACCGACGCGCGCACCGAGATCGGCCGCCTCGGTCACGCCCTGAACACCATGCTCGAACGCCTGCGGGAGGCCCTGCGCCAGCGCGCGGCCTCCGAGGAACGGCTGCGCCGGTTCGTCGCGGACGCCGGGCACGAACTGCGCACGCCCCTCACCTCCATTCAGGGCTTCTCGCAACTCCTTTTACGGGAAAGGGCGTTGCCCGGACAGGAGCAGGCGCAGGCGCACCGGCTGATCGCCCAGAACGCGGAACGCATGAACCTGCTGGTCGACGATCTCTCCCTGCTCGCGAAGCTCGACCACGAGCCCTCGTACACCTGGGAGAGCGTCGATCTGCTCGCCGTCGCCGCCGACGCCATCGCGACCACCGCGGTCCGCCACACGGACCACCCGGTCGATCTGGGCCCGCTGAGCACCCTGCCGCCGCCCGGACCGGGGGAGTTGGAGATGGTGGAGGCGGTCGGCGACACCCACCGGCTGCTCCAGGTGATGGTCAACCTCCTGACCAACGCGCTGATCCACACCCCGCCCGGCACTCCCGTCCACGTCCGGGTCGGCACGGTGTTCGCCGGACCGAACAGCGGTGGCACACCACGCCTCGGCCGTACGAGTGGTTCCCGGCCGCTCTCCTGCGGGGCCAGGATCTCCGTGATCGAAGTGGCCGACGAGGGGCCGGGCCTGAGCCGCGAGGACGCCGCGCGGGTCTTCGAACGCTTCCACCGGGCGGGCCCGTCCCGCACCTGCGACCAGGGCGGTACCGGGCTGGGGCTGGCCATCGCCTCGGTCATCGCCGAGGGCCACGGCGGCCGGCTCGAACTCGACGCCCGCCCCGGTCGGGGCTGCACCTTCCGGCTCGTACTGCCCGCTCCACCGGAGAACGCCGAGGACGCGGCGGACGGCGGTCCGGCGCCACGGACTAGACCCACACCGCCTCGGCGAGGGCCACACCCGTGA
- the crcB gene encoding fluoride efflux transporter CrcB → MNWLLVVLGAAVGAPLRYLTDRAVQSRHDSVFPWGTFAVNVAGSLVLGLLTGAVAAGAASSHVQLLVGTGLCGALTTYSTFSYETLRLAEDGARFHAVANVAASVAAGLGAVFTGVALAEAVWV, encoded by the coding sequence GTGAACTGGCTGCTGGTCGTGCTCGGCGCCGCCGTGGGCGCCCCGCTGCGCTATCTCACCGACCGGGCGGTCCAGAGCCGGCACGACAGCGTCTTCCCCTGGGGCACCTTCGCGGTCAACGTGGCCGGCTCGCTGGTCCTGGGCCTGCTGACCGGGGCCGTGGCGGCGGGCGCCGCCTCCTCCCACGTACAGCTGCTGGTGGGCACCGGACTGTGCGGGGCGCTCACGACGTACTCGACGTTCAGTTACGAGACGCTGCGGCTGGCCGAGGACGGCGCGCGGTTCCACGCGGTCGCGAACGTCGCGGCGAGCGTCGCGGCCGGGCTCGGCGCCGTGTTCACGGGTGTGGCCCTCGCCGAGGCGGTGTGGGTCTAG
- a CDS encoding DUF190 domain-containing protein: MTCPTGPALRVTVFVGESDTWHRKPLYTETAHRAGVAGARAFRGIAGFGASSLVHTRRLLSLSEDLPVAVVIVDTEEKVRAFLPRLDELVAGGMVVLDRCEAVRPAGRAEDGG; this comes from the coding sequence ATGACGTGTCCGACAGGCCCGGCGCTCCGGGTGACGGTGTTCGTCGGCGAGAGCGACACATGGCACCGCAAGCCGCTGTACACGGAGACCGCGCACCGGGCGGGGGTGGCGGGCGCGCGTGCGTTCCGGGGGATCGCGGGGTTCGGCGCCTCGTCCCTCGTCCACACCCGGCGGCTGCTGTCACTCAGTGAGGATCTGCCGGTGGCAGTCGTGATCGTGGACACCGAGGAGAAGGTCCGGGCGTTCCTTCCCCGGCTCGACGAACTGGTCGCCGGGGGCATGGTGGTCCTCGACCGGTGCGAGGCCGTCCGGCCTGCCGGACGGGCGGAGGACGGCGGGTGA
- a CDS encoding CrcB family protein has product MRVPGTRRADEPVDPDVDLSRPAQRRELRDSPLPVLAVIAAGGATGASGRYGASLIWPTAAGGFPWTTLFVNVTGCAVIGVFMVVISEVWAAHRLVRPFFGTGVLGGFTTFSTYAVDFERLVADGRARTGVAYLELTLLAALGAVWCAVWATRRVLAWRQS; this is encoded by the coding sequence ATGAGGGTCCCGGGAACACGGAGGGCCGACGAGCCCGTCGACCCCGATGTCGATCTGTCGAGGCCCGCGCAGCGGCGCGAATTGCGTGACAGCCCGCTGCCGGTGCTCGCCGTGATCGCGGCGGGCGGCGCGACCGGCGCGTCCGGCCGCTACGGCGCCTCCCTGATCTGGCCGACCGCAGCGGGCGGTTTCCCGTGGACGACACTGTTCGTGAACGTGACCGGTTGCGCGGTGATCGGTGTGTTCATGGTGGTGATCAGCGAGGTGTGGGCGGCGCACCGGCTGGTGCGGCCGTTCTTCGGTACGGGGGTGCTCGGCGGATTCACCACGTTCTCCACGTACGCCGTCGACTTCGAGCGTCTGGTGGCCGACGGCCGGGCCCGTACCGGTGTGGCGTATCTGGAACTGACACTCCTCGCGGCGCTCGGGGCCGTGTGGTGCGCTGTGTGGGCGACGCGGCGCGTACTGGCGTGGAGGCAGTCATGA
- a CDS encoding inositol monophosphatase family protein — MIDDFLAGDLTEIEAAIRAAAAAEIMPRYRRLAAHEISEKSGPHDLVTAADRLAEEHLTASLTALLPGSVVVGEEAVHADPEVYEALGGDAPVWIVDPVDGTRQFVAGEAGFCTLVALAQRGEVLASWTYAAALDTMAVAVRGRGAVLDGEPVRAGSPVPGADLRVAMSHPDYTTDDQKRALLGLCTEGVDARPCGSAGLEYLAVARGDLDALAFNWEFAWDHAAGLLLVTEAGGTQSTLSGEPFRITGGNALPFTAARDEATARRVLEALRGGAGA, encoded by the coding sequence ATGATCGATGACTTCCTCGCCGGGGACCTGACCGAGATCGAGGCGGCGATCCGCGCGGCCGCCGCCGCCGAGATCATGCCGCGCTACCGACGGCTCGCCGCGCACGAGATCTCCGAGAAGAGCGGTCCGCACGATCTGGTCACCGCCGCCGACCGGCTCGCCGAGGAACACCTCACCGCGTCCCTCACCGCGCTGCTGCCCGGCTCCGTGGTCGTCGGCGAGGAAGCGGTCCACGCCGATCCGGAGGTGTACGAGGCGCTGGGGGGCGACGCCCCCGTGTGGATCGTCGACCCGGTCGACGGGACCCGTCAGTTCGTGGCCGGGGAAGCGGGCTTCTGCACCCTGGTGGCGCTCGCCCAGCGGGGCGAGGTGCTCGCGTCGTGGACGTACGCCGCCGCCCTGGACACGATGGCCGTCGCCGTCCGTGGCCGGGGAGCGGTGCTCGACGGGGAACCGGTGCGGGCCGGTTCGCCCGTGCCGGGGGCCGACCTGCGGGTGGCGATGTCCCACCCGGACTACACGACCGACGACCAGAAACGCGCCCTGCTCGGCCTGTGCACCGAGGGCGTCGACGCCCGCCCGTGCGGCTCTGCGGGGCTCGAATACCTCGCCGTCGCCCGTGGTGATCTGGACGCCCTGGCGTTCAACTGGGAGTTCGCCTGGGACCACGCGGCGGGTCTGCTGCTGGTGACCGAGGCGGGCGGCACCCAGTCCACGCTCTCCGGTGAGCCGTTCCGCATCACCGGCGGCAACGCCCTGCCGTTCACGGCGGCCCGGGACGAGGCGACGGCCCGGCGCGTCCTGGAGGCTCTGCGCGGCGGGGCCGGGGCCTGA
- a CDS encoding NAD(P)/FAD-dependent oxidoreductase, whose translation MPSMLDAVVVGAGPNGLTAAVELARRGFAVEVFEAAGTVGGGARTEQLTLPGFHHDSCSAVHPLAIGSPAFDAMPLARHGLEWLHPELALAHPFPDGTAAVLTGSVGETAMSLGPRDAGAYRRFVSPYLGHWETLAADFLRTPWDGPPTDPYRWARFGLTAVQPVTWTSRRFRDERARGLFAGLAAHAIAPNGGIATAGIALLFALAAHERGWPVPRGGSQAISDALASYLREQGGVIRTGTEVKRLDELPPARAYVFDTSPTALARIAGLGNAYRGYRYGASAFKIDYALSGPVPWTAEEARRAGTVHVGSGAAEIDAALSAAVAGRDPSVPFLITAQPSLTDPSRAPEGRHVFWAYGHVPAGWEGDATEAVERQLERFAPGFRDLVLARAVAGPPRLAARNANYVDGDIACGAFAGLQTVIRPKLARVPYATAHPAVFICSSATPPGPGVHGMSGHHAAKAVWRRLRAA comes from the coding sequence GTGCCGTCGATGCTCGATGCTGTCGTCGTGGGGGCGGGACCCAACGGGCTGACCGCCGCCGTCGAACTCGCCCGCAGGGGCTTCGCGGTGGAGGTGTTCGAGGCGGCCGGGACCGTCGGGGGCGGGGCCCGTACCGAACAGCTCACGCTGCCCGGCTTCCACCACGACTCCTGCTCCGCCGTGCACCCCCTCGCCATAGGATCGCCCGCCTTCGACGCGATGCCGCTGGCCCGGCACGGTCTGGAGTGGCTGCACCCCGAGCTGGCACTGGCCCACCCGTTCCCCGACGGCACGGCCGCGGTCCTCACCGGTTCGGTGGGGGAGACCGCGATGTCGCTGGGGCCACGGGACGCGGGGGCGTACCGCCGGTTCGTCTCCCCGTACCTCGGCCACTGGGAGACCCTGGCCGCCGACTTCCTCCGTACACCGTGGGACGGACCGCCCACCGATCCGTACCGCTGGGCGCGCTTCGGGCTGACCGCGGTCCAGCCCGTCACCTGGACCTCCCGCCGTTTCCGGGACGAGCGGGCGCGCGGGCTGTTCGCCGGGCTCGCCGCCCACGCCATCGCGCCCAACGGCGGCATCGCCACCGCCGGGATCGCCCTCCTCTTCGCGCTCGCGGCGCACGAGCGCGGCTGGCCGGTGCCGCGCGGCGGTTCACAGGCCATCTCGGACGCCCTCGCCTCGTACCTACGGGAGCAGGGCGGCGTGATCCGTACCGGCACCGAGGTCAAGCGACTCGACGAACTGCCTCCCGCGCGCGCGTACGTCTTCGACACCTCACCGACCGCGCTGGCCCGCATCGCCGGCCTCGGCAACGCCTACCGCGGCTACCGGTACGGCGCCTCCGCCTTCAAGATCGACTACGCGCTGTCGGGTCCCGTCCCCTGGACCGCGGAGGAGGCCCGGCGGGCCGGCACGGTCCATGTCGGCTCCGGCGCGGCGGAGATCGACGCGGCTCTGAGCGCCGCCGTCGCGGGCCGCGACCCGAGCGTGCCGTTCCTCATCACCGCCCAGCCCAGCCTGACCGACCCGTCCCGGGCCCCCGAGGGCCGCCACGTCTTCTGGGCGTACGGGCACGTCCCGGCGGGCTGGGAGGGCGACGCGACCGAGGCCGTCGAGCGTCAGCTGGAGCGCTTCGCGCCCGGCTTCCGCGATCTGGTCCTCGCCCGCGCGGTCGCCGGTCCGCCCCGACTGGCCGCGCGCAACGCCAACTACGTCGACGGCGACATCGCCTGCGGTGCCTTCGCCGGGCTCCAGACCGTCATCCGTCCCAAGCTGGCCCGGGTGCCGTACGCCACCGCGCACCCCGCGGTGTTCATCTGCTCCTCCGCCACTCCGCCCGGCCCCGGCGTGCACGGCATGTCGGGCCACCACGCGGCGAAGGCGGTCTGGCGCCGTCTCCGGGCGGCCTGA
- a CDS encoding response regulator has protein sequence MIEVLVVDDDFRVAEINSAYVARVPGFRVAARAHTAAQALATLESTRIDLVLLDHYLPDETGLTLVSRMRRLGHHADVIMVTADRSLTTVQAALRHGAVQYLVKPFSFAGLRSRLEGYASLRRTLEGVGGRGEAGQEQVDRIFSAFRISEDPGAELPKGHSVATVALIRRVLGGADHPLSSHEVAERTGVSRSTAQRYLKHLERTGHISLSLRYGETGRPEHRYTWVRAV, from the coding sequence ATGATCGAGGTACTGGTCGTGGACGACGACTTCCGGGTCGCCGAGATCAACTCCGCGTACGTGGCACGGGTGCCGGGCTTCCGGGTCGCCGCCCGCGCGCACACCGCGGCCCAGGCGCTGGCCACTCTGGAGAGCACCCGGATCGACCTCGTCCTGCTCGACCACTATCTGCCGGACGAGACGGGTCTGACCCTGGTCAGCCGGATGCGCCGGCTCGGCCACCACGCCGATGTGATCATGGTGACGGCCGACCGCAGTCTGACGACGGTCCAGGCCGCGCTGCGCCACGGCGCGGTGCAGTACCTCGTCAAGCCGTTCAGCTTCGCGGGGCTGCGCTCCCGGCTGGAGGGGTACGCGTCACTGCGCCGCACGCTCGAAGGCGTCGGAGGCCGTGGTGAGGCCGGGCAGGAGCAGGTGGACCGGATCTTCAGCGCGTTCAGGATCTCCGAGGACCCCGGCGCCGAGCTGCCCAAGGGCCACTCCGTGGCCACCGTCGCCCTCATCCGCCGCGTCCTGGGTGGTGCCGACCACCCGCTCTCCTCCCATGAGGTCGCCGAGCGCACCGGGGTCAGCCGCTCCACCGCCCAGCGCTATCTCAAACACCTGGAGCGCACCGGTCACATCAGTCTCTCGCTCAGATACGGCGAGACCGGCCGTCCCGAGCACCGCTACACCTGGGTGCGAGCCGTGTGA
- a CDS encoding ATP-binding protein gives MRVCWPRRVSGQVLMVQLAITTGVMVLATGLFLAPLASELDDEAMLRALAIAQTTAADPDIPRELAATEPSVNGPVQSEAEEIRRSTRALYVVVMDTRGVRWSHTTASEIGRRVSTDPSAALAGHEIREIDNGTLGRSARAKVPLYDDDGRIIGAVSAGIPYASVRERLIDAVPGLLLCAGVALSVGALVAVAVSRRLRRRTHGIAFTDISALLDEREAMLHGVREGVVACDGNGRVRLVNDEAGRLLGLGADAPGRTLTEILPPGRTREVLAGHVAGADLLTVSGGRVLVVNRMPTGDGGAVVTLRDRTELELLGRELDSTQGLLDALRAQDHEHANRLHTVLGLLELGRYGTAVEYVAEVADIHRAAGERIAERVHDPLLSALLVGKAAVAAERGVALRVSASTLLPDRVVDPRDPVTVLGNLIDNALDAVADRLGTDPSVEVELRAEHTTMVLRVSDTGPGVPPERRERIFTEGWSTKGPGRPTAPPPAYATLPSADAAPGWVPPAGPALSRLSPLSDPPGLSDPPAGAAPLSVPPTGPALLPGPPAGPVLLPVPPAFQRGRGLGLALVRRLAERYGGSARVTARAGGGAVFTVVLPEALGPPPAEVPTGAERLTAAGDPR, from the coding sequence ATGCGCGTGTGCTGGCCCCGACGGGTTTCCGGCCAGGTCCTGATGGTGCAGCTGGCCATCACCACCGGGGTGATGGTGCTGGCCACCGGGCTCTTCCTCGCGCCGCTGGCGTCCGAGCTGGACGACGAGGCCATGCTGCGGGCCCTCGCCATCGCGCAGACCACCGCAGCCGATCCGGACATCCCCCGGGAACTGGCCGCCACCGAGCCGAGCGTGAACGGCCCGGTGCAGAGCGAGGCCGAGGAGATCCGCCGGTCCACCCGGGCGCTGTACGTGGTGGTGATGGACACCCGTGGCGTGCGCTGGTCCCACACCACGGCGTCGGAGATCGGCAGACGGGTCTCCACCGACCCGAGTGCCGCGCTCGCCGGGCATGAGATCAGGGAGATCGACAACGGCACGCTGGGCCGCTCGGCCCGTGCCAAGGTGCCGCTGTACGACGACGACGGCCGGATCATCGGCGCGGTGTCGGCCGGCATCCCGTACGCCAGCGTGCGGGAACGGCTGATCGACGCCGTACCGGGGCTCCTGCTCTGCGCGGGGGTGGCACTCTCCGTGGGCGCGCTGGTCGCGGTCGCGGTCTCCCGGAGGCTGCGCCGCCGGACGCACGGGATCGCGTTCACCGACATATCGGCTCTGCTCGACGAGCGCGAGGCCATGCTGCACGGGGTCCGCGAGGGCGTCGTCGCGTGCGACGGGAACGGCCGGGTCCGGCTGGTCAACGACGAGGCGGGGCGGCTGCTGGGGCTCGGCGCGGACGCCCCCGGCCGTACGCTCACCGAGATCCTTCCGCCGGGGCGCACCAGGGAGGTGCTGGCCGGACATGTGGCCGGAGCCGACCTCCTCACGGTGAGCGGCGGCCGGGTGCTCGTCGTCAACCGGATGCCGACCGGTGACGGCGGGGCCGTGGTGACGCTCCGGGACCGTACGGAACTGGAGCTGCTGGGGAGGGAGCTGGACAGCACGCAGGGGCTGCTGGACGCGCTGCGCGCCCAGGACCACGAACACGCCAACCGGCTGCACACCGTGCTCGGACTGCTCGAACTGGGCCGGTACGGGACGGCGGTGGAGTACGTGGCGGAGGTGGCCGACATCCACCGGGCCGCCGGGGAACGGATCGCCGAGCGGGTGCACGACCCGTTGCTCTCGGCCCTGCTCGTCGGGAAGGCGGCGGTCGCCGCCGAACGGGGTGTCGCCCTGCGGGTGTCCGCGTCGACGCTGCTGCCGGACCGGGTGGTCGACCCACGTGATCCGGTGACCGTGCTCGGCAACCTCATCGACAACGCGCTGGACGCCGTCGCCGACCGGCTCGGGACCGATCCGTCGGTCGAGGTCGAGCTGCGGGCCGAGCACACCACCATGGTGCTCCGGGTCTCGGACACCGGTCCGGGCGTACCGCCCGAGCGGCGCGAGCGGATCTTCACGGAGGGCTGGTCGACGAAGGGTCCCGGCCGCCCCACCGCTCCCCCGCCGGCGTACGCCACCCTGCCGTCCGCCGACGCGGCCCCCGGGTGGGTCCCGCCCGCCGGACCGGCACTGTCCCGTCTCTCACCGCTGTCCGATCCGCCCGGCCTGTCCGATCCGCCCGCCGGAGCGGCACCGTTGTCCGTCCCGCCCACCGGGCCGGCCCTGTTGCCCGGTCCGCCCGCCGGACCGGTCCTCTTGCCCGTCCCGCCCGCCTTCCAGCGCGGGCGCGGTCTCGGCCTCGCCCTGGTGCGCCGCCTCGCCGAGCGGTACGGGGGCAGCGCCCGGGTCACCGCCCGCGCGGGCGGCGGCGCGGTGTTCACCGTCGTCCTGCCCGAAGCCCTCGGCCCGCCCCCGGCGGAAGTCCCCACCGGAGCGGAACGGCTCACAGCCGCAGGAGACCCACGATGA
- a CDS encoding ABC transporter ATP-binding protein: MSSHTSPAIELRGTSKAFRTPSGALHTAVRDLDLVVGRGEFVAVVGPTGCGKSTTLTLVSGMEEPTEGEVLVGGEPVTGIGDRIGFVFQQDAVFPWRTVLSNVMAGPRFRGAPKAEARERARAWLDRVGLASFEDRYPHQLSGGQRKRVALAATFVNDPEILLMDEPFSALDVQTRALMSDELLDLWAGTGASVVFVTHDLEESIALADKVVVMTAGPATVKEVFTIDLPRPRKVESVRLEPRFVEIYREIWSSLGEEVRVTRERGATDAV, encoded by the coding sequence ATGAGCAGTCACACGAGCCCCGCCATCGAGCTGCGGGGAACGAGCAAGGCGTTCCGGACCCCGTCAGGAGCGCTCCACACCGCGGTGCGGGACCTGGACCTCGTCGTCGGACGCGGCGAGTTCGTCGCCGTCGTCGGGCCCACCGGATGCGGCAAGTCCACCACGCTCACCCTGGTGAGCGGCATGGAGGAACCCACCGAGGGCGAGGTGCTGGTCGGCGGGGAGCCGGTGACCGGCATCGGTGACCGGATCGGATTCGTCTTCCAGCAGGACGCCGTCTTTCCCTGGCGCACCGTTCTCTCCAACGTCATGGCGGGCCCCCGCTTCCGCGGCGCGCCCAAGGCCGAGGCGAGGGAACGGGCCCGCGCCTGGCTGGACCGGGTCGGGCTGGCGTCCTTCGAGGACCGCTACCCGCACCAGTTGTCCGGCGGTCAGCGCAAACGGGTCGCGCTCGCCGCGACCTTCGTCAACGACCCCGAGATCCTGCTGATGGACGAGCCGTTCTCCGCGCTCGACGTCCAGACCCGTGCGCTGATGTCCGACGAACTGCTCGACCTGTGGGCGGGCACCGGCGCCTCGGTCGTCTTCGTCACCCACGACCTGGAGGAGTCGATCGCGCTCGCCGACAAGGTCGTCGTCATGACGGCCGGTCCCGCCACCGTCAAGGAGGTCTTCACGATCGACCTGCCCCGCCCGCGCAAGGTGGAGTCGGTGCGGCTGGAGCCCCGGTTCGTCGAGATCTACCGGGAGATCTGGTCCTCGCTCGGCGAAGAGGTCCGCGTCACCCGCGAGAGAGGTGCCACCGATGCCGTCTGA
- a CDS encoding ABC transporter permease, whose product MPSETAPTTTAATAKAAAGPPAGADGNSPGAGGERTEARVRAARNRALLVHTSRVLLLIGLLGLWEWLARTAVVDPFNFSMPSKIWDQMSQWALHGTPQGSLWEQIWYTLYEALVGWIIGVLCGVVLGIALGRIRFLADVLGPYVKVLNALPRIVLAPIFLIWFGLGPASKIASAVVLVFFPVFFNAFQGAREVNRDLVANARILGASNRQVTLQVVIPSATSWIFTSLHVSFGFALIGAIVGEYIGATKGIGLLVSASQGTFNAAGVYAAMVVLAVVALFAEGILSFLEKKLFRWRPVEAGDNR is encoded by the coding sequence ATGCCGTCTGAGACCGCCCCCACCACCACCGCCGCCACGGCGAAGGCCGCGGCCGGCCCCCCGGCCGGCGCCGACGGGAATTCCCCCGGCGCCGGAGGCGAGCGCACCGAGGCCAGGGTGCGCGCCGCCCGCAACCGCGCCCTCCTGGTCCACACCTCCCGGGTGCTGCTGCTCATCGGGCTGCTCGGACTGTGGGAGTGGCTGGCCAGAACCGCCGTCGTCGACCCCTTCAACTTCTCGATGCCCTCGAAGATCTGGGACCAGATGTCCCAGTGGGCACTGCACGGCACCCCGCAGGGCTCCTTGTGGGAGCAGATCTGGTACACGCTGTACGAGGCACTCGTCGGCTGGATCATCGGAGTCCTCTGCGGAGTGGTACTGGGCATCGCGCTCGGCCGGATACGCTTCCTCGCCGATGTGCTCGGCCCGTACGTGAAGGTGCTCAACGCGCTGCCGCGCATCGTGCTCGCCCCGATCTTCCTCATCTGGTTCGGGCTCGGTCCCGCCTCGAAGATCGCCTCGGCGGTCGTACTGGTCTTCTTCCCGGTCTTCTTCAACGCCTTCCAGGGGGCCAGGGAGGTCAACCGCGATCTGGTCGCCAACGCCCGGATACTCGGCGCGAGCAACCGGCAGGTCACCCTTCAGGTCGTCATCCCGTCCGCCACCTCGTGGATCTTCACCAGCCTCCACGTCAGCTTCGGCTTCGCCCTGATCGGCGCGATCGTCGGCGAGTACATCGGCGCCACCAAGGGCATCGGCCTCCTCGTCTCGGCCTCGCAGGGCACGTTCAACGCCGCCGGGGTCTACGCGGCGATGGTGGTCCTCGCCGTCGTCGCGCTGTTCGCCGAAGGCATCCTCTCCTTCCTGGAGAAGAAGCTCTTCCGCTGGCGCCCGGTCGAAGCGGGCGACAACCGCTGA